The following are encoded together in the Uloborus diversus isolate 005 unplaced genomic scaffold, Udiv.v.3.1 scaffold_15, whole genome shotgun sequence genome:
- the LOC129233025 gene encoding uncharacterized protein LOC129233025 translates to MGLTEIEAAGCREILNYLNEHKVLRIFAWKFGLEDPASIVACLERQRLLKGYGDSSHMSIRQKAIDYIVRDASNPLEILSRQDVRKEHMKKYLESRMMGKEAKGNKAARLKNIILSAWLSAYRVPDEALDNGKAVLLHFLSTLNGESGTDPLPLRETCEFASLDFISKRQSGFAGRSGFYHGVAEIAKKGNTFRNDIRFFHFDDSDMQVKVRGAGQIVENGLFFYVILTIIRDQSRNFTLEKAQIVTSIDSENMLVNLLHSPQF, encoded by the coding sequence ATGGGGTTGACTGAAATCGAAGCAGCCGGATGCCGTGAAATCCTCAACTACCTGAACGAGCACAAGGTCCTCCGGATATTCGCCTGGAAGTTCGGCCTCGAGGATCCGGCCAGCATCGTGGCCTGCCTGGAGCGACAGCGACTGCTCAAGGGATACGGAGACAGCAGTCACATGTCCATCCGGCAGAAGGCCATCGACTACATCGTCCGGGACGCGAGCAACCCGCTCGAGATCCTCAGCAGGCAGGACGTCCGGAAGGAACACATGAAGAAGTACCTGGAATCCAGGATGATGGGTAAGGAGGCCAAGGGCAACAAGGCGGCCAGGCTCAAGAACATCATCCTGAGCGCGTGGTTGTCCGCCTACAGAGTGCCGGATGAAGCGCTGGACAACGGCAAGGCTGTCCTCTTGCATTTCCTGTCGACCCTCAACGGGGAATCCGGCACGGATCCCTTGCCGCTCCGGGAGACGTGCGAGTTCGCCTCCTTGGACTTCATCTCCAAGAGACAGTCCGGTTTCGCGGGCAGGTCCGGGTTTTACCACGGAGTTGCGGAGATTGCGAAAAAAGGGAACACCTTCAGGAATGATATCCGGTTCTTCCACTTCGACGATTCCGACATGCAGGTCAAAGTGCGGGGCGCCGGACAAATAGTGGAAAACGGACTCTTTTTCTATGTCATACTCACCATCATTCGAGACCAGTCGAGGAATTTCACGCTCGAAAAAGCGCAGATTGTTACCAGTATCGACAGTGAGAATATGTTGGTTAATCTGCTGCACAGTCCGCAGTTTTAA
- the LOC129233024 gene encoding zinc finger protein 85-like, whose protein sequence is MALYIHQTYAPQTVDITYQDLNNRGLQQHHQMYAEPVIQQHQMYRDPGGIPQQIYTEHIIPQQIYRDEDLQQHTQIYRAEDIQQHTQIYREAAPQPQATTIQTAQHVCDVCNKTCKSKSDLQAHYAAHTGEKAHVCDVCHKGFTQKSSLQTHYLIHTGDKPHVCEVCKRGFTDKSTLRKHSLIHTGQKPHVCDICNRGFVQKITLRKHYLTHTGEKNHICEICNKGFAQKSTLRTHYLVHSADREGKRRNRKGKGKKAEEEEKILPDTEPPPEEEQAEAHPEQAEVEQPPQEELVEQQEAEHCDIAFVDNSGSHEQPLMQTEAQVFLENPQAFATIEQPLTHMVHQALNLPQGIHPLMTVDQQSLAQLGHQTLTQIGHQTLAQIGHQTFTIIGQQPYTTIDQQQPMAHIVHQAVAPVASADQNVPPGLPVVFPCDQCSKVFKRKCDLQKHYLLHTGEKSFVCDVCNKSFLSKNTLQKHYIIHTGEKPHVCNICSKSFTKKSSLATHYLVHTGEKPHLCTYCGRSFKDKSTLRKHCQIHTGQKNHVCTICQKRFVQKSTLRKHLVTHTKEKLYKCETCNKRFTQKYSLHVHYQIHKRPRPFVCDQCDESYTTKLELEKHYRIHTGEKPHTCAICKEGFEEKARLNRHMLGHTGEKPFVCDICKRGFKDKCNMQRHYLTHTGEKPFACDLCERRFREKAKLLKHKARRHQNKPKPQAATATPPIRKVIIIKTLSTDYYYNRKYY, encoded by the coding sequence ATGGCGTTGTATATTCACCAGACGTATGCACCACAGACTGTTGACATAACGTATCAAGATTTGAATAATAGGGGGTTGCAGCAGCACCATCAAATGTATGCTGAGCCTGTCATTCAGCAGCATCAGATGTATAGAGATCCCGGAGGGATCCCCCAGCAAATATACACCGAGCATATTATCCCCCAACAAATATACAGAGATGAGGATTTGCAGCAACATACGCAGATTTACAGGGCAGAGGACATCCAGCAGCACACTCAAATCTATCGAGAAGCAGCTCCTCAGCCTCAGGCCACCACGATTCAAACTGCTCAGCACGTGTGTGATGTGTGTAATAAGACCTGTAAATCCAAAAGTGATTTACAAGCTCACTATGCTGCCCATACGGGCGAGAAAGCTCACGTTTGCGATGTGTGTCACAAAGGTTTCACCCAGAAAAGCAGTCTTCAGACGCATTATCTCATCCACACCGGCGACAAACCCCACGTCTGCGAAGTCTGTAAGCGCGGATTTACGGACAAGAGCACCCTCCGTAAACACAGCCTGATTCACACGGGCCAGAAGCCTCACGTCTGCGATATCTGCAACAGGGGATTCGTTCAGAAGATCACCCTCAGAAAACATTACCTCACCCACACGGGAGAGAAAAACCACATTTGTGAGATATGCAACAAGGGGTTTGCTCAGAAAAGCACGCTCAGAACGCATTATCTGGTCCATTCCGCCGACAGGGAGGGGAAGAGACGGAATCGGAAAGGCAAGGGCAAGAAGGCCGAAGAGGAGGAGAAGATCTTGCCGGACACTGAACCACCCCCCGAAGAGGAGCAGGCGGAAGCTCATCCCGAGCAGGCGGAAGTGGAACAGCCTCCGCAAGAAGAGCTGGTGGAACAGCAAGAAGCGGAACATTGCGATATCGCTTTCGTCGACAACAGCGGATCTCACGAACAGCCCCTGATGCAGACGGAAGCTCAGGTGTTCCTGGAGAATCCCCAAGCTTTCGCTACGATTGAGCAACCGCTCACCCACATGGTCCACCAAGCGCTGAATCTTCCGCAAGGCATACATCCGCTGATGACCGTTGACCAGCAGAGTTTGGCACAATTGGGACATCAGACCCTGACCCAGATCGGACATCAGACCCTGGCCCAGATCGGACACCAGACCTTCACCATCATTGGTCAGCAGCCTTATACTACCATTGACCAACAGCAGCCCATGGCCCACATCGTCCACCAGGCCGTTGCCCCCGTTGCGAGTGCCGATCAAAACGTACCACCAGGTCTTCCCGTGGTCTTTCCCTGCGACCAGTGCTCGAAGGTCTTCAAGCGTAAATGCGATCTCCAGAAACACTACTTGCTGCACACGGGGGAGAAGTCCTTCGTCTGCGACGTCTGCAACAAGTCGTTCTTGAGCAAGAACACCCTCCAGAAACACTACATCATCCACACCGGAGAAAAGCCCCACGTCTGCAACATCTGCAGCAAGAGTTTCACGAAGAAGAGCAGCCTGGCCACGCATTATCTGGTGCATACCGGGGAAAAGCCCCATCTCTGTACCTACTGCGGGAGGAGCTTCAAGGACAAGAGCACTCTCCGTAAGCATTGCCAGATCCACACCGGCCAGAAGAACCACGTCTGCACCATCTGCCAGAAGAGATTCGTCCAGAAGAGCACCTTACGGAAGCATCTGGTGACTCACACCAAGGAGAAACTCTACAAATGCGAGACGTGCAACAAGAGATTCACGCAGAAGTACAGCCTCCATGTGCATTACCAAATCCACAAGAGGCCCAGGCCTTTCGTTTGTGATCAGTGCGACGAATCCTACACAACTAAACTCGAACTGGAGAAGCATTACAGGATACACACGGGGGAGAAGCCCCACACCTGCGCCATTTGCAAGGAAGGTTTCGAAGAGAAAGCTCGCCTCAACAGACACATGCTGGGACATACCGGAGAAAAACCGTTCGTTTGTGACATTTGCAAGAGGGGATTCAAAGACAAATGCAACATGCAAAGACATTACCTCACGCATACCGGCGAGAAACCTTTCGCCTGTGACCTCTGTGAAAGGCGTTTCAGAGAGAAAGCCAAACTGTTGAAACACAAAGCTCGTCGGCATCAGAACAAACCTAAACCCCAAGCCGCGACTGCGACTCCTCCCATACGTAAAGTGATCATAATAAAAACGCTATCCACCGACTATTACTATAACAGGAAATATTATTAG